A portion of the Deltaproteobacteria bacterium HGW-Deltaproteobacteria-18 genome contains these proteins:
- a CDS encoding RNA polymerase sigma factor: protein MSKNSNPLDVFLATVEGRAFFMARLGTRCDADALDVVQDAMIRFANYYSKKPAEEWKPLFYRVLQSKIIDWHRREFVRSRILVFLNPGASSNNNHGHESSCQLPDPDGASAEDCAARNIFMKKLRTSLTDLPLRQRQSFLLRAWEGLSVAETALAMGCSEGSVKTHYSRALATLKTHLEGHGS, encoded by the coding sequence ATGTCGAAAAACTCGAACCCCCTGGACGTCTTTCTCGCAACCGTCGAAGGCCGGGCCTTTTTCATGGCCCGGCTTGGAACACGATGTGATGCGGACGCTCTCGATGTCGTCCAGGACGCGATGATACGGTTCGCCAATTATTACTCGAAAAAACCGGCAGAAGAATGGAAACCCCTTTTCTACAGGGTGTTGCAGAGCAAAATAATCGACTGGCACAGACGCGAATTCGTCAGATCCAGAATCCTCGTGTTCCTGAATCCCGGCGCCTCGAGCAACAACAACCACGGTCACGAATCGTCCTGCCAACTGCCGGACCCCGACGGAGCAAGTGCCGAAGACTGCGCCGCGAGGAACATCTTCATGAAGAAACTGCGCACCTCCCTGACAGACCTGCCCCTTCGCCAGCGCCAGTCTTTTCTTCTGCGCGCCTGGGAAGGCCTGAGCGTGGCCGAAACGGCCCTGGCCATGGGATGCTCTGAAGGTTCGGTGAAGACGCACTACTCGAGGGCGCTCGCAACGCTCAAAACCCACCTGGAAGGACACGGGTCATGA
- a CDS encoding 6-phosphofructokinase: MGLKRVGILTGGGDCSGLNAVIRAVTRTAIIQYGAEVVGLEDGFDGLVFGRTMPLTTRNTKDILTLGGTILGTTNKGNPFAYREFDEKGEIMTRDLSGQAMDTFRSLELDCLFVVGGEGTLELGHKFQEMGLPVVGIPKTIDNDLFGTDYTFGFQTAVQVACDAMDRLHSTGRSHDRVMILEVMGRNAGWIALEAGLAGGAHIILIPEIPYVLDNVVTKIRHRLQGGSPFSIVMVAEGAREEGGERITQGTAATRLQGVEQLGGIGFHLANQIRESIPLEVRTTVLGHIQRGGSPTAFDRVLGTRLGAAAVDAAARGEFGTMVALKTPDIVLVPLAELAGICRTVPLDHQLIRTAEATGVNLGRGAM; the protein is encoded by the coding sequence ATGGGTTTGAAACGCGTAGGCATCCTGACGGGCGGGGGCGACTGCTCCGGTCTCAACGCCGTCATCCGGGCCGTGACCCGCACGGCCATCATCCAGTACGGCGCCGAGGTGGTGGGGCTCGAGGACGGTTTCGACGGCCTCGTCTTCGGTCGCACAATGCCGCTCACCACCCGCAATACCAAGGATATCCTGACCCTGGGCGGGACCATTCTCGGCACGACCAACAAGGGCAATCCCTTTGCCTACCGCGAGTTCGACGAGAAGGGAGAGATCATGACCCGCGATCTTTCGGGCCAGGCCATGGACACCTTTCGTTCCCTGGAGCTCGACTGCCTCTTTGTGGTCGGCGGCGAAGGCACCCTGGAGCTGGGGCACAAATTCCAGGAGATGGGCCTGCCCGTGGTCGGCATACCGAAGACCATCGACAACGATCTCTTTGGCACTGACTACACCTTTGGTTTCCAGACGGCCGTGCAGGTGGCCTGCGATGCCATGGACCGGCTGCACTCCACGGGCCGCAGCCACGACCGGGTCATGATTCTGGAGGTCATGGGCCGCAATGCCGGGTGGATCGCCCTGGAGGCGGGTCTGGCCGGGGGAGCGCACATCATCCTCATCCCCGAGATTCCATATGTCCTCGACAACGTGGTGACCAAAATCCGGCATCGGCTGCAGGGCGGCAGCCCCTTCAGCATCGTCATGGTGGCCGAGGGGGCCAGGGAGGAGGGCGGCGAGCGCATCACCCAGGGCACGGCCGCCACGCGTCTGCAGGGAGTGGAGCAGCTGGGCGGCATCGGCTTTCACCTGGCCAATCAGATTCGCGAGAGCATTCCGCTTGAGGTGCGGACCACGGTCCTGGGCCACATCCAGCGCGGCGGTTCGCCCACGGCCTTCGACCGGGTGCTCGGCACACGGCTCGGCGCGGCGGCCGTTGACGCGGCCGCGCGCGGCGAGTTCGGAACCATGGTCGCCCTCAAGACCCCGGACATCGTTCTGGTGCCCCTGGCCGAACTGGCCGGGATCTGCCGCACCGTACCCCTGGATCACCAGCTCATCCGCACGGCCGAGGCCACGGGCGTGAACCTCGGACGGGGTGCCATGTAA